The segment ATCGATTCCAACGTAGCCAAGATGAAAATGGGGCACTTATAGCTACAGTGGCTGATTACGCGATGGTACGGAGCCTGATAAGCGATGTTTTTCAGTCTGCGCAATCTGAAGGTATTACCCAGGCGGATAGGAAGATGATTGCAGCCGTGATCGAGTTAACTACTCCTGCTGGAGGCCAACCAGGAGAAAAACCAGTTACTCAGGCTGAAGTCCGAGAGCATCTAGGTATAAGTAAAAGCTCTACTTCATATCGAATCAAGCGTTTGCTCAAGCTTGGTTATCTGGCCAATCTGGAACTGAATAAGAGTAAGGGTATGAAATTAGTAGCTGGGGTGCCTTTGCCCGGTGAAGTTGATCCTCTTCCATCCGCCTGTGCTCTTACAGAATATCTGGTTGCTTGCGGACAGCATGAACTGGTTATCGGCTGGATCGACCCTGTGACCGGGGAAGTCCACAACTGCCGTGATCATTTTACCAATATCGATTGGAAAGACTACCCCCTACCCTTCAACAGAACCCTTGAACCCAGCTTTAAATCTGAACCTCAGCTAGCTTTGGATGCAAAAGGGTTCATGCCTGTTGAACCCATTGAACCAGCAGCAGTCCTTCCAGAAAGGTTCAACAGGGTTCAAACAGCTATGAACCCTAAAGAATCCACGATTGACTTAAACCTGAAGAAAAATTGGGGTTCAGGGGTTCAGCTGGAAAGCGATCTAACCGATTTTGAGGTTTTTTAATGACAGTATTCGATTTGATACAGGAAATAAGGTGCCGTGACATGCGGATAGAGGTTGTCGATGGGCAGATACAACTCGGTCCGAAATCGGCCATAACGCCTGATTTGAGACAGGCTGTTATACAAAACAAGCACCAGATATTGGTTTATCTGGTTAGGCAGGGTCTGGCATCACTCAATATCTATAACAATCCTCCGGAATGCCATAATCCCTTTACACCCCACCAGGAGCATGAACTTCCTCGAGAGTGCGATCCAGAAAGCTGTGATTGCTATCGCCTGTTTGGCTATCCACATCTATGCCAGGGTGCACCATGTCGATGGGTTTGGCCTGCATCTAGTATTGAAAAAACGAGATAAGGAGGGAAAAACAATGGAGGTGCCCGGAATCATCAAATGTATGTATGGTGTAAAAGACCCGGACCGAATAGTGAATGGAGATTATTGCACATTTACTAATCAACGATGCCCGGGTGATGGGTGGGTTGATCAGCAACCGCAAGGCCAATGCCAATATGGTGTAGTAATAATAGCCAATCGCACGCTGGCAAGTGAAGTGCTGAATCGTTTATTTGGCAGGCCTCAAGAAATGCCTTGGGAAGCCTTTATCAGAGAAGACCTCGAATGGGTGGAAAGGGAAAACATGAGCCCGGAGGATTTTAAACGCTGGTACACATGGTATTACGGGGGAGAGATTGAAGACCCAGAACAACGTAGAAGCAATGTTGATCTCTACGAAACGGCATTGAAAAGATATCGGGCAAAGTTAAACGGAAAATCTTAACGAGGACTCAGATTGAAATGGAATTGAAATGTATTGATTCTCCGATTATCAGCGCCGGTGGTGTAATAGGCAGCACAGCCTCAAACCATGAGGTGAAAGCGGGTTCGAATCCCAGCCCGGCGCTCCAATCAATCAGGGCTAAGCCGATTCCGCCTGTGATTGCGAAAACGGTGATCGTAAAAAACCATTACCTGCACACTTTCCCTGCCGCAACAATGCTTTGTTTTGGTGCTTTCATGGATGACCGATTGCTGGGCGCAATTACCTTTGGCTGCGGGCCAGCCAACGCATACCGGATGGTGGAAGGAGTTACACAGGAAGATTGTCTGACTTTGTCCCGTTTATGGCTGTCTGACGAACTTCCCTCCAACTCTGAGTCACGATTTATAGGCATTTGCTTAAAGTATCTGAAGAAGTACACGCAGGTGAAGTTCGTGGTCAGCTATGCTGATCCTGAACAAGGTCATGTTGGCACTATTTACCAGGCAACAGGGTGGATCTACACCGGGCTCAGCGTAGCAACACCCAGAGTTGATATAGGGGATGGAGTCTTACGTCACT is part of the Dehalococcoidales bacterium genome and harbors:
- a CDS encoding DNA methyltransferase, which produces MIAKTVIVKNHYLHTFPAATMLCFGAFMDDRLLGAITFGCGPANAYRMVEGVTQEDCLTLSRLWLSDELPSNSESRFIGICLKYLKKYTQVKFVVSYADPEQGHVGTIYQATGWIYTGLSVATPRVDIGDGVLRHSRSISHSLGSHATGFMRDCGLKTKIIPQSRKHRYIYLLNQECQKMLKPAILPYPKLSGRSGE